One genomic window of Salvia miltiorrhiza cultivar Shanhuang (shh) chromosome 4, IMPLAD_Smil_shh, whole genome shotgun sequence includes the following:
- the LOC131021298 gene encoding ABC transporter A family member 7-like isoform X3 gives MFPTPLNINISDILYSIADDALGSGTRTEFTNFLDPAFFSNTPIDFLQPQCASNSQFSVPLQLGSSTIQQDVRCVQSLHLWRNSTSEINDELYKGYRKGNPERQINEIVAAYDFVNSNENLFNVTIWYNSTYKNDTGNQPLALTRVPRSVNLASNAYLQFLLGPATKLLFEFVKEMPKPETKLRLDFSSLLGTLFFTWVIVQLFPVILTSLVYEKQFKLRIMMKMHGLGDGPYWMISYAYFLAISLIYMICFVVFGSVIGLKFFTLNDYSIQFVFYFLYINLQVSLAFLVADLFSNMKTATVVGYMMVFGTGLLGGFLFQFFLEDSSFPKAGIIAMELYPGFALYRGLYEFAQYSFSGNYLGTDGMRWKDLSDSKNGMRDVMIIIALEWLIVLGVAYYVDQVVSSGRGPLFFLRRHQKNLSSPSFRKPSLRRQGSKVFVQIEKQDVEQERERVEQLLLESSTNNPIICQNLKKIYPGRDGNPEKFAVRDLSLGLSQGECFGMLGPNGAGKTSFINMMIGLIKPTSGSAYIQGLDIRTDMNRIYTSMGVCPQHDLLWGTLTGREHLLFYGRLKNLKGNSLLHAVEESLKSVNLFHGGVADKQAHKYSGGMKRRLSVAISLIGDPKVVYMDEPSTGLDPASRNMLWNVVKRAKQNRAIILTTHSMEEAEHLCDRLGIFVDGSLQCVGNPKELKGRYGGSYVFTMTTSPDHEQEVENLVRNLSPNASKIYQISGTQKFELPKQEIRIADVFEAVEKAKSRFVVQAWGLADTTLEDVFIKVARGAQTFNTLS, from the exons ATGTTCCCAACACCATTGAATATAAATATCTCTGATATACTGTACAGCATAGCTGATGATGCCTTG GGTTCGGGAACAAGGACCGAGTTTACCAATTTTCTCGATCCAGCGTTTTTTTCGAACACTCCAATTGATTTTCTTCAACCTCAATGTGCATCAAACTCTCAATTCTCTGTTCCTCTTCAATTAGGTTCTTCTACAATACAGCAAG ATGTACGTTGTGTTCAAAGCTTGCATTTATGGCGCAACAGTACTTCAGAGATAAATGATGAGCTTTACAAGGGTTATCGTAAAGGGAACCCGGAGCGACAGATTAATGAGATTGTAGCAG CCTATGATTTTGTTAATTCAAATGAGAATCTATTCAATGTTACTATATGGTACAATTCTACATACAAGAATGACACAGGCAATCAGCCTCTTGCTTTGACACGGGTGCCTCGTTCAGTAAATTTG GCATCAAATGCATATCTCCAATTTCTATTAGGACCAGCTACAAAATTGCTTTTTGAGTTTGTGAAAGAAATGCCGAAACCTGAAACAAAACTCAGGCTGGATTTCTCCTCTCTCCTTGGAACACTCTTCTTTACTTGGGTTATTGTTCAACTGTTCCCT GTTATACTGACATCATTGGTTTACGAGAAACAATTCAAACTGAGAATTATGATGAAGATGCATGGGCTTGGTGATGGACCTTACTGGATGATATCTTATGCATATTTTCTTGCAATATCTTTAATCTACATGATATGCTTTGTGGTATTTGGATCAGTCATAG GTTTAAAATTCTTCACACTAAATGATTACAGCATCCAGTTTGTATTTTATTTCCTCTACATAAACTTGCAAGTGTCTCTAGCTTTTCTTGTGGCTGATTTATTCTCAAACATGAAGACTGCTACAG TTGTGGGGTATATGATGGTATTTGGAACTGGGCTCTTGGGTGGCTTCCTCTTCCAGTTCTTTCTTGAAGATTCTTCATTTCCAA AAGCTGGAATAATTGCTATGGAACTATATCCAGGGTTCGCCCTTTATCGTGGATTATATGAGTTTGCGCAATATTCCTTTTCTGGGAATTACTTGGGAACTGATGGGATGCGATGGAAAGATTTAAGTGATAGTAAAAATGGAATGAGAGATGTCATGATTATCATTGCATTGGAATGGTTAATTGTTCTTGGTGTTGCATATTATGTAGATCAAGTTGTGTCCTCTGGAAGAGGTCCCCTGTTTTTCTTGCGGAGGCACCAAAAGAACCTCTCATCACCATCCTTCCGGAAACCTAGCTTGCGAAGGCAAGGATCTAAAGTTTTTGTTCAGATTGAGAAACAGGATGTTGAGCAAGAG AGGGAGAGGGTTGAACAATTACTACTTGAATCAAGTACAAATAATCCAATCATCTGCCAGAATCTCAAAAAGATATATCCAGGCAGGGATGGAAACCCAGAGAAATTTGCAGTGAGAGACCTCTCACTTGGTTTGTCACAGGGGGAATGCTTTGGCATGCTTGGTCCTAATGGTGCAGGCAAAACTTCATTCATTAATATG ATGATTGGGCTCATAAAGCCAACCTCTGGAAGTGCATACATTCAGGGACTAGATATACGGACCGATATGAACAGAATATACACTAGCATGGGTGTGTGTCCCCAACACGA CTTACTATGGGGAACTCTAACGGGAAGAGAGCATCTACTTTTCTACGGAAGGCTTAAAAATCTCAAAGGGAATTCCTTGTTGCAT GCAGTGGAAGAGTCTCTAAAGAGCGTGAACTTATTTCATGGTGGGGTGGCAGACAAACAAGCACACAAATACAGTGGAGGCATGAAGAGGAGGCTAAGCGTGGCCATTTCACTCATCGGAGATCCAAAA GTAGTGTACATGGATGAACCAAGTACTGGACTTGATCCTGCTTCACGAAACATGTTGTGGAACGTAGTCAAACGGGCCAAACAAAACAGAGCTATAATTCTCACCA CACATTCTATGGAAGAGGCAGAGCATTTATGTGATCGTCTTGGAATTTTCGTGGATGGAAGCCTGCAGTGCGTAGGAAACCCTAAAGAG CTCAAGGGTAGATATGGTGGATCATATGTGTTCACAATGACAACATCCCCCGATCATGAGCAGGAAGTCGAGAACCTAGTACGAAACCTCTCCCCGAATGCTAGCAAGATATACCAGATATCAGGGACACAGAAGTTTGAGCTGCcaaagcaagaaataagaatagcAGATGTGTTTGAGGCAGTGGAGAAGGCGAAGAGTAGGTTCGTAGTTCAAGCATGGGGCCTCGCGGATACAACCTTAGAGGATGTCTTTATCAAGGTTGCAAGAGGGGCTCAAACATTCAACACTCTCTCATAA
- the LOC131021298 gene encoding ABC transporter A family member 7-like isoform X1 has protein sequence MADSPNAPSSFWTQANALLRKNLTFQKRNMKTNIRLVLSPLFLCLLLVLIQKLVDTELDKPSNRCGCTCVDTDGNGQCERRCGIEYSTLDQGVSCSIPHPPEWPPLLQIPEEQFRAVRTDFTSYQDLPNDSCKRTGSCPATILITGNNQTLGQSVAGNMFPTPLNINISDILYSIADDALGSGTRTEFTNFLDPAFFSNTPIDFLQPQCASNSQFSVPLQLGSSTIQQDVRCVQSLHLWRNSTSEINDELYKGYRKGNPERQINEIVAAYDFVNSNENLFNVTIWYNSTYKNDTGNQPLALTRVPRSVNLASNAYLQFLLGPATKLLFEFVKEMPKPETKLRLDFSSLLGTLFFTWVIVQLFPVILTSLVYEKQFKLRIMMKMHGLGDGPYWMISYAYFLAISLIYMICFVVFGSVIGLKFFTLNDYSIQFVFYFLYINLQVSLAFLVADLFSNMKTATVVGYMMVFGTGLLGGFLFQFFLEDSSFPKAGIIAMELYPGFALYRGLYEFAQYSFSGNYLGTDGMRWKDLSDSKNGMRDVMIIIALEWLIVLGVAYYVDQVVSSGRGPLFFLRRHQKNLSSPSFRKPSLRRQGSKVFVQIEKQDVEQERERVEQLLLESSTNNPIICQNLKKIYPGRDGNPEKFAVRDLSLGLSQGECFGMLGPNGAGKTSFINMMIGLIKPTSGSAYIQGLDIRTDMNRIYTSMGVCPQHDLLWGTLTGREHLLFYGRLKNLKGNSLLHAVEESLKSVNLFHGGVADKQAHKYSGGMKRRLSVAISLIGDPKVVYMDEPSTGLDPASRNMLWNVVKRAKQNRAIILTTHSMEEAEHLCDRLGIFVDGSLQCVGNPKELKGRYGGSYVFTMTTSPDHEQEVENLVRNLSPNASKIYQISGTQKFELPKQEIRIADVFEAVEKAKSRFVVQAWGLADTTLEDVFIKVARGAQTFNTLS, from the exons ATGGCGGATTCGCCGAATGCGCCGTCGAGTTTTTGGACTCAGGCCAATGCGTTGCTGAGGAAGAATTTGACTTTTCAG AAACGAAATATGAAAACAAACATTCGACTAGTTCTATCCCCATTATTCCTCTGTTTGTTGCTTGTTCTCATCCAAAAGTTGGTGGACACTGAGTTAGACAAGCCCTCAAACAGGTGTGGCTGTACTTGTGTTGATACTGATGGGAATGGTCAATGTGAAAGAAGATGTGGGATAGAATACTCGACTTTGGACCAAGGGGTCAGCTGTTCCATTCCCCATCCACCAGAATGGCCTCCATTATTACAGATACCAGAGGAACAGTTTCGTGCGGTGAGAACTGATTTTACCTCATATCAAGACTTGCCTAATGATTCGTGCAAGAGAACAGGTTCCTGTCCTGCAACTATCCTTATTACAGGGAATAACCAAACATTAGGACAGA GTGTGGCTGGAAACATGTTCCCAACACCATTGAATATAAATATCTCTGATATACTGTACAGCATAGCTGATGATGCCTTG GGTTCGGGAACAAGGACCGAGTTTACCAATTTTCTCGATCCAGCGTTTTTTTCGAACACTCCAATTGATTTTCTTCAACCTCAATGTGCATCAAACTCTCAATTCTCTGTTCCTCTTCAATTAGGTTCTTCTACAATACAGCAAG ATGTACGTTGTGTTCAAAGCTTGCATTTATGGCGCAACAGTACTTCAGAGATAAATGATGAGCTTTACAAGGGTTATCGTAAAGGGAACCCGGAGCGACAGATTAATGAGATTGTAGCAG CCTATGATTTTGTTAATTCAAATGAGAATCTATTCAATGTTACTATATGGTACAATTCTACATACAAGAATGACACAGGCAATCAGCCTCTTGCTTTGACACGGGTGCCTCGTTCAGTAAATTTG GCATCAAATGCATATCTCCAATTTCTATTAGGACCAGCTACAAAATTGCTTTTTGAGTTTGTGAAAGAAATGCCGAAACCTGAAACAAAACTCAGGCTGGATTTCTCCTCTCTCCTTGGAACACTCTTCTTTACTTGGGTTATTGTTCAACTGTTCCCT GTTATACTGACATCATTGGTTTACGAGAAACAATTCAAACTGAGAATTATGATGAAGATGCATGGGCTTGGTGATGGACCTTACTGGATGATATCTTATGCATATTTTCTTGCAATATCTTTAATCTACATGATATGCTTTGTGGTATTTGGATCAGTCATAG GTTTAAAATTCTTCACACTAAATGATTACAGCATCCAGTTTGTATTTTATTTCCTCTACATAAACTTGCAAGTGTCTCTAGCTTTTCTTGTGGCTGATTTATTCTCAAACATGAAGACTGCTACAG TTGTGGGGTATATGATGGTATTTGGAACTGGGCTCTTGGGTGGCTTCCTCTTCCAGTTCTTTCTTGAAGATTCTTCATTTCCAA AAGCTGGAATAATTGCTATGGAACTATATCCAGGGTTCGCCCTTTATCGTGGATTATATGAGTTTGCGCAATATTCCTTTTCTGGGAATTACTTGGGAACTGATGGGATGCGATGGAAAGATTTAAGTGATAGTAAAAATGGAATGAGAGATGTCATGATTATCATTGCATTGGAATGGTTAATTGTTCTTGGTGTTGCATATTATGTAGATCAAGTTGTGTCCTCTGGAAGAGGTCCCCTGTTTTTCTTGCGGAGGCACCAAAAGAACCTCTCATCACCATCCTTCCGGAAACCTAGCTTGCGAAGGCAAGGATCTAAAGTTTTTGTTCAGATTGAGAAACAGGATGTTGAGCAAGAG AGGGAGAGGGTTGAACAATTACTACTTGAATCAAGTACAAATAATCCAATCATCTGCCAGAATCTCAAAAAGATATATCCAGGCAGGGATGGAAACCCAGAGAAATTTGCAGTGAGAGACCTCTCACTTGGTTTGTCACAGGGGGAATGCTTTGGCATGCTTGGTCCTAATGGTGCAGGCAAAACTTCATTCATTAATATG ATGATTGGGCTCATAAAGCCAACCTCTGGAAGTGCATACATTCAGGGACTAGATATACGGACCGATATGAACAGAATATACACTAGCATGGGTGTGTGTCCCCAACACGA CTTACTATGGGGAACTCTAACGGGAAGAGAGCATCTACTTTTCTACGGAAGGCTTAAAAATCTCAAAGGGAATTCCTTGTTGCAT GCAGTGGAAGAGTCTCTAAAGAGCGTGAACTTATTTCATGGTGGGGTGGCAGACAAACAAGCACACAAATACAGTGGAGGCATGAAGAGGAGGCTAAGCGTGGCCATTTCACTCATCGGAGATCCAAAA GTAGTGTACATGGATGAACCAAGTACTGGACTTGATCCTGCTTCACGAAACATGTTGTGGAACGTAGTCAAACGGGCCAAACAAAACAGAGCTATAATTCTCACCA CACATTCTATGGAAGAGGCAGAGCATTTATGTGATCGTCTTGGAATTTTCGTGGATGGAAGCCTGCAGTGCGTAGGAAACCCTAAAGAG CTCAAGGGTAGATATGGTGGATCATATGTGTTCACAATGACAACATCCCCCGATCATGAGCAGGAAGTCGAGAACCTAGTACGAAACCTCTCCCCGAATGCTAGCAAGATATACCAGATATCAGGGACACAGAAGTTTGAGCTGCcaaagcaagaaataagaatagcAGATGTGTTTGAGGCAGTGGAGAAGGCGAAGAGTAGGTTCGTAGTTCAAGCATGGGGCCTCGCGGATACAACCTTAGAGGATGTCTTTATCAAGGTTGCAAGAGGGGCTCAAACATTCAACACTCTCTCATAA
- the LOC131021298 gene encoding ABC transporter A family member 7-like isoform X2, producing MADSPNAPSSFWTQANALLRKNLTFQKRNMKTNIRLVLSPLFLCLLLVLIQKLVDTELDKPSNRCGCTCVDTDGNGQCERRCGIEYSTLDQGVSCSIPHPPEWPPLLQIPEEQFRAVRTDFTSYQDLPNDSCKRTGSCPATILITGNNQTLGQSVAGNMFPTPLNINISDILYSIADDALGSGTRTEFTNFLDPAFFSNTPIDFLQPQCASNSQFSVPLQLGSSTIQQDVRCVQSLHLWRNSTSEINDELYKGYRKGNPERQINEIVAAYDFVNSNENLFNVTIWYNSTYKNDTGNQPLALTRVPRSVNLASNAYLQFLLGPATKLLFEFVKEMPKPETKLRLDFSSLLGTLFFTWVIVQLFPVILTSLVYEKQFKLRIMMKMHGLGDGPYWMISYAYFLAISLIYMICFVVFGSVIGLKFFTLNDYSIQFVFYFLYINLQVSLAFLVADLFSNMKTATVVGYMMVFGTGLLGGFLFQFFLEDSSFPKAGIIAMELYPGFALYRGLYEFAQYSFSGNYLGTDGMRWKDLSDSKNGMRDVMIIIALEWLIVLGVAYYVDQVVSSGRGPLFFLRRHQKNLSSPSFRKPSLRRQGSKVFVQIEKQDVEQERERVEQLLLESSTNNPIICQNLKKIYPGRDGNPEKFAVRDLSLGLSQGECFGMLGPNGAGKTSFINMMIGLIKPTSGSAYIQGLDIRTDMNRIYTSMGVCPQHDLLWGTLTGREHLLFYGRLKNLKGNSLLHAVEESLKSVNLFHGGVADKQAHKYSGGMKRRLSVAISLIGDPKVVYMDEPSTGLDPASRNMLWNVVKRAKQNRAIILTTHSMEEAEHLCDRLGIFVDGSLQCVGNPKEEVENLVRNLSPNASKIYQISGTQKFELPKQEIRIADVFEAVEKAKSRFVVQAWGLADTTLEDVFIKVARGAQTFNTLS from the exons ATGGCGGATTCGCCGAATGCGCCGTCGAGTTTTTGGACTCAGGCCAATGCGTTGCTGAGGAAGAATTTGACTTTTCAG AAACGAAATATGAAAACAAACATTCGACTAGTTCTATCCCCATTATTCCTCTGTTTGTTGCTTGTTCTCATCCAAAAGTTGGTGGACACTGAGTTAGACAAGCCCTCAAACAGGTGTGGCTGTACTTGTGTTGATACTGATGGGAATGGTCAATGTGAAAGAAGATGTGGGATAGAATACTCGACTTTGGACCAAGGGGTCAGCTGTTCCATTCCCCATCCACCAGAATGGCCTCCATTATTACAGATACCAGAGGAACAGTTTCGTGCGGTGAGAACTGATTTTACCTCATATCAAGACTTGCCTAATGATTCGTGCAAGAGAACAGGTTCCTGTCCTGCAACTATCCTTATTACAGGGAATAACCAAACATTAGGACAGA GTGTGGCTGGAAACATGTTCCCAACACCATTGAATATAAATATCTCTGATATACTGTACAGCATAGCTGATGATGCCTTG GGTTCGGGAACAAGGACCGAGTTTACCAATTTTCTCGATCCAGCGTTTTTTTCGAACACTCCAATTGATTTTCTTCAACCTCAATGTGCATCAAACTCTCAATTCTCTGTTCCTCTTCAATTAGGTTCTTCTACAATACAGCAAG ATGTACGTTGTGTTCAAAGCTTGCATTTATGGCGCAACAGTACTTCAGAGATAAATGATGAGCTTTACAAGGGTTATCGTAAAGGGAACCCGGAGCGACAGATTAATGAGATTGTAGCAG CCTATGATTTTGTTAATTCAAATGAGAATCTATTCAATGTTACTATATGGTACAATTCTACATACAAGAATGACACAGGCAATCAGCCTCTTGCTTTGACACGGGTGCCTCGTTCAGTAAATTTG GCATCAAATGCATATCTCCAATTTCTATTAGGACCAGCTACAAAATTGCTTTTTGAGTTTGTGAAAGAAATGCCGAAACCTGAAACAAAACTCAGGCTGGATTTCTCCTCTCTCCTTGGAACACTCTTCTTTACTTGGGTTATTGTTCAACTGTTCCCT GTTATACTGACATCATTGGTTTACGAGAAACAATTCAAACTGAGAATTATGATGAAGATGCATGGGCTTGGTGATGGACCTTACTGGATGATATCTTATGCATATTTTCTTGCAATATCTTTAATCTACATGATATGCTTTGTGGTATTTGGATCAGTCATAG GTTTAAAATTCTTCACACTAAATGATTACAGCATCCAGTTTGTATTTTATTTCCTCTACATAAACTTGCAAGTGTCTCTAGCTTTTCTTGTGGCTGATTTATTCTCAAACATGAAGACTGCTACAG TTGTGGGGTATATGATGGTATTTGGAACTGGGCTCTTGGGTGGCTTCCTCTTCCAGTTCTTTCTTGAAGATTCTTCATTTCCAA AAGCTGGAATAATTGCTATGGAACTATATCCAGGGTTCGCCCTTTATCGTGGATTATATGAGTTTGCGCAATATTCCTTTTCTGGGAATTACTTGGGAACTGATGGGATGCGATGGAAAGATTTAAGTGATAGTAAAAATGGAATGAGAGATGTCATGATTATCATTGCATTGGAATGGTTAATTGTTCTTGGTGTTGCATATTATGTAGATCAAGTTGTGTCCTCTGGAAGAGGTCCCCTGTTTTTCTTGCGGAGGCACCAAAAGAACCTCTCATCACCATCCTTCCGGAAACCTAGCTTGCGAAGGCAAGGATCTAAAGTTTTTGTTCAGATTGAGAAACAGGATGTTGAGCAAGAG AGGGAGAGGGTTGAACAATTACTACTTGAATCAAGTACAAATAATCCAATCATCTGCCAGAATCTCAAAAAGATATATCCAGGCAGGGATGGAAACCCAGAGAAATTTGCAGTGAGAGACCTCTCACTTGGTTTGTCACAGGGGGAATGCTTTGGCATGCTTGGTCCTAATGGTGCAGGCAAAACTTCATTCATTAATATG ATGATTGGGCTCATAAAGCCAACCTCTGGAAGTGCATACATTCAGGGACTAGATATACGGACCGATATGAACAGAATATACACTAGCATGGGTGTGTGTCCCCAACACGA CTTACTATGGGGAACTCTAACGGGAAGAGAGCATCTACTTTTCTACGGAAGGCTTAAAAATCTCAAAGGGAATTCCTTGTTGCAT GCAGTGGAAGAGTCTCTAAAGAGCGTGAACTTATTTCATGGTGGGGTGGCAGACAAACAAGCACACAAATACAGTGGAGGCATGAAGAGGAGGCTAAGCGTGGCCATTTCACTCATCGGAGATCCAAAA GTAGTGTACATGGATGAACCAAGTACTGGACTTGATCCTGCTTCACGAAACATGTTGTGGAACGTAGTCAAACGGGCCAAACAAAACAGAGCTATAATTCTCACCA CACATTCTATGGAAGAGGCAGAGCATTTATGTGATCGTCTTGGAATTTTCGTGGATGGAAGCCTGCAGTGCGTAGGAAACCCTAAAGAG GAAGTCGAGAACCTAGTACGAAACCTCTCCCCGAATGCTAGCAAGATATACCAGATATCAGGGACACAGAAGTTTGAGCTGCcaaagcaagaaataagaatagcAGATGTGTTTGAGGCAGTGGAGAAGGCGAAGAGTAGGTTCGTAGTTCAAGCATGGGGCCTCGCGGATACAACCTTAGAGGATGTCTTTATCAAGGTTGCAAGAGGGGCTCAAACATTCAACACTCTCTCATAA